Proteins from one Telopea speciosissima isolate NSW1024214 ecotype Mountain lineage chromosome 1, Tspe_v1, whole genome shotgun sequence genomic window:
- the LOC122648846 gene encoding uncharacterized protein LOC122648846 — protein sequence MDPYVLVLGLPDISTAEDRRSLDIIPVLGKSINPVSYSSLADEADFDEIEDMRIRGILFYKLDRDSREFEEYNLSFRRKKTSRDTTRERKKDSRNKEKSNSKSASGNGKLPKLLKNKPNTFPFVEKDGFSTSLASKKLRTPTFNQLTGPYHEPFCLDIYISKGSIRACFVHRATSKVVAVAHSISKDMKFDLTSTKNATACASVGQILAQRALADDIHDVIYTPRKGEKLEGKLHLVLQSVIDNGINVKVKIKQKGAKKVGNQMAG from the exons ATGGATCCCTACGTTCTGGTTTTG GGTCTTCCTGACATTTCAACTGCTGAGGATCGAAGGAGCCTTGATATCATACCAGTTCTTGGAAAAAGTATCAACCCTGTGAG TTACTCCTCACTTGCTGATGAAGCTGACTTTGATGAGATTGAGGACATGAGAAttcgcggcattctcttttatAAACTTGATAGGGATTCCCGAGAGTTTGAAGAGTACAATTTAAGCTTCCGCCGGAAGAAGACTTCTAGGGACACCACcagggagaggaagaaagacAGTCGAAACAAAGAGAAATCAAACAGTAAATCAGCCTCTGGAAATGGAAAACTTCCAAAGCTTTTGAAGAACAAACCGAATACATTTCCTTTTGTGGAAAAGGATGGCTTTTCTACCTCTTTAGCAAGTAAGAAGCTGAGGACCCCGACCTTTAATCAACTAACGGGACCTTATCATGAGCCATTTTGCTTAGACATTTACATATCGAAAGGTTCTATCCGTGCTTGCTTTGTTCATCGGGCAACTAGTAAGGTTGTTGCTGTGGCTCATTCGATTTCTAAGGACATGAAATTTGACTTGACCTCGACGAAGAATGCTACTGCATGTGCTTCTGTGGGTCAAATTCTGGCTCAAAGGGCATTAGCTGATGACATCCATGATGTGATTTACACACCAAGGAAAGGGGAGAAATTAGAAGGGAAGCTTCATTTAGTGCTTCAGTCTGTTATTGATAATGGAATCAATGTCAAGGTGAAGATTAAGCAAAAAGGAGCAAAGAAAGTTGGGAACCAAATGGCAGGGTAG